In Solanum lycopersicum chromosome 5, SLM_r2.1, the following are encoded in one genomic region:
- the LOC101264221 gene encoding DNA-directed RNA polymerases II, IV and V subunit 9A → MSTMKFCRECNNILYPKEDKEQKILLYACRNCDHQEPAENNCVYRNEIHHSAAERTQVLQDVAADPTLPRTKSVRCSQCGHGEAVFFQATARGEEGMTLFFVCCNPNCGHRWRD, encoded by the exons ATGAGTACTATGAAATTTTGCCGAGAATG TAACAACATTTTGTATCCAAAGGAAGATAAGGAGCAGAAGATCCTCCTTTATGCTTGCCGTAATTGCGACCATCAG GAGCCTGCTGAAAACAACTGTGTGTACAGAAATGAGATACACCATTCTGCTGCAGAACGCACACAAGTATTGCAGGATGTAGCAGCAGATCCAACTTTGCCTCGTACAAAATCTGTTCGATGTTCTCAATGTGGTCATGGAGAAGCAGTTTTCTTCCAG GCAACTGCAAGGGGAGAAGAAGGTATGACGCTCTTCTTTGTTTGCTGCAACCCAAACTGTGGTCACAGGTGGAGGGATTGA
- the LOC101263912 gene encoding large ribosomal subunit protein eL29y-like has protein sequence MAKSKNHTAHNQSYKAHRNGIKKPKSHRHSSTKGMDPKFLRNQRYARKHNKKNGETAAEE, from the exons ATGGCCAAGTCGAAGAATCATACCGCACACAATCAGTCCTACAAGGCTCACAGGAACGGAATCAAGAAGCCAAAGAGTCACCGTCACAGCTCCACCAAAGGG ATGGATCCCAAATTCTTGAGGAACCAGAGGTATGCTAGGAAGCACAACAAGAAGAACGGTGAAACTGCCGCAGAAGAATAG
- the LOC101263613 gene encoding late embryogenesis abundant protein 1-like produces the protein MSSAQFNAGESHAQAEANTEQWIDSAKNVANSAVNKAENATQRASESAQQNNDQNAGFLQQKGEQMIHMAQGAIDGVKNSLGMGSEKK, from the exons atgtCAAGTGCTCAATTCAATGCTGGTGAATCCCATGCCCAAGCTGag GCCAACACTGAGCAATGGATAGATTCAGCCAAAAATGTGGCTAATTCTGCAGTTAACAAGGCTGAAAATGCTACCCAAAGAGCAAGTGAGTCAGCTCAACAAAATAATGACCAAAATGCTGGATTTCTTCAGCAG AAAGGAGAGCAAATGATACATATGGCTCAAGGTGCAATTGATGGTGTGAAGAATAGTCTTGGAATGGGATCagagaagaaataa
- the LOC104647673 gene encoding S-protein homolog 18-like codes for MDFLLVLDFMKYYICILENVAKIKKKKITTKQSTMSLIKNFCILLLTLYIVSITPEATKVDSDARFEVHIINDLPDNNIPLWIHCKSKTHDFGNRLLKVEDDFTFWFKLNLFETNLYFSHFWWGKKHNVFDVYNRHLKKYCAKPQPTTDIRTCYWKVQEDGFYLGANADITEKMHDWL; via the exons ATGGATTTTTTGCTGGTCCTGGATTTTATGAAGTATTATATATGCATCCTtg AAAATGtagctaaaattaaaaaaaaaaaaattactacaaaacAATCAACAATGAGTTTGATAAAAAACTTTTGCATTTTGCTCCTCACATTATATATTGTTAGTATCACTCCAGAAGCAACAAAGGTTGACAGCGACGCACGTTTTGAGGTTCATATTATTAATGATCTCCCCGATAATAATATACCTCTGTGGATACACTGTAAATCGAAAACTCATGATTTTGGAAATCGATTACTTAAAGTGGAGGatgattttactttttggttTAAGTTGAATCTTTTTGAAACCAATctttattttagtcatttttggTGGGGTAAAAAACACAATGTGTTCGATGTTTATAATAggcacttaaaaaaatattgcgCTAAACCCCAACCCACGACGGATATCCGTACTTGTTACTGGAAAGTACAAGAAGATGGATTTTATTTGGGTGCTAATGCTGATATTACTGAGAAAATGCATGATTGGctataa